From the Xylocopa sonorina isolate GNS202 chromosome 9, iyXylSono1_principal, whole genome shotgun sequence genome, the window TCACCGGTATTTTGTAATTTAATCTTTGCGTTCAATGAACCACCAGAGTTTAGAGTTCCAAGCGATAACCACATTTTCCCGCTGGTATCTTTGAACGCTTCAGAAATTTCAACCTTGCTATAACCTCCATAACCGTACAGAAATAGCTGCGACCGATACATTGTAAATTCATTATAGTATTCGAGATGAGTTTCAATATTTAATAAAGTCATTTACCACTTTCGAAGGACGAGATTCAGAGTCTCCTCTTTTAGGCTCGTAGtgtttgaatattatttttccAGCAGCTGCACCTATATGGTGAGGACTAAATATAACAGACAGTGTTCTACTTTCCATACCCTGCAAAACTAATAGAATAGAAGTACCAACAGCTTGTCGGTCCCGAAGAAACTGAAAAAATTCATTAACATTAATCTGACATTATCAACATCGCAAATCACTTGATTCATTCTATGGCGGATTTCGTGTTTTACCCGAAAATTTTTTTCACTGTCTGATATAACAGCTTGAATCTTGATTTTATTGTTGCTTATGTTACGAATAGTAAATTCTTTAATCTCTGACTTCCCTGTTCTCACGCTATTCCATACTAGAGCAGCGTGAGTTGTTCTGATAGGAATTTTGTCTCCAGCAACAGTTGAACTGGACACTAAACTAAGTGGCGAATTTCTTCCTGACCTATTATAGTGTAATTTAATAGCTGTAACTTTATTGTACGTTGGTAACGATTAAATTTTCCATTTAAACTTACTTGGTTGATGTTACGCTATGCGGAGACGAAGGAGAACTAACGGACCGCGAATTCTGAGGTGTTTCACAACGAGACAAATTTTCGTTCTCTGCTTCAGAACATACAATCGACTCTCCAATTACAGAGTAATGATGAACACTGCTGGCAGTGGTTAACTTGATCTTTGCATACCTATAAATACGAATTGCAATAAATAAAAACAGATTATAGTATCCGTATACACATCACAAAGTGTTTGCTCACGTCTGCGAAATATCTGCATTCTGTTGTTTGTACGTGACAACGAAACAACCAGTATCGTTAGGTTGCACAACTAAATTTTTCGGCTCTACTGAAAAATATTTCGAATTTTTCGGCGATTCAATGTCTTGAGAAAACGAGGCTAGTATCAAGGTCGGCATCGTCCCAAGATTAATTACCATTAACGGTTTGCTTTGTTTATTAGGTACAATCAAAGGTAAGTCCGTGTCAATCACTTGTATCTTGCAAGTTCCTACTTGTACGGCAAGAGGAATTTCTTGAATTATTATACTATCGTCCGAAGTACTTTTCGCCTGAATTATTAAGGTCCCGTTGTAACGATGTAATAACCGTTGCTCCGTTTCTGTAGTTTTCTGTAGGATTCCTTTGCACTGAATATTTGTGGTAAATACTTCTTGCGAATGCAACGTGGTATGTTGGAATCCTTCAGAGTTTTCGAAACTAAATAATGTTGACCCATCCTATATTAAATATACCAGATAAAACGAAGACGGTACAAAATTAATTTTGCGTGAAATCATTTAGATGGAATAATCACCTGTGATATAAAAAGTTGTATAGGAACGTCGATActatttttgttttttattgtAACAGGAAGAACTGCCATACTGTTTTCAACGACACACTGAAAGTCCAATTCTTTCTTCTGGGAAGGATTTAAGATAACTATATCGATTTCTTCAGGTTTGAAacgaattatatgtttcatggtccaCTCAGATCTTGTTACCATATCTGACATAGTTATGTCCAGAACTGCTATGATTGGTTTGCACATTTTCACCACTGTTACCGCGATCTAAAATGATCACATTTTAATGTTTCTAGtactatataaaatatatattattttcttttttctcaccTTAACATGTTGTTCTGCATTTGGCTTAATAAGAATAACATCTGACGGTAAGATAAGTTGAACATTATTCTTATCACCTTGAATTTGGTTTATGCTTAAAGAACAAATTACCCATTTGTCACTTTTATTCAAAAGTTCAATATCAGCTTCTCTGGATATACCAACAATACAGTTGCATAACTTTTCTGTGCTTTCACCGATAATAACGCCTGCAAAATATATTAACAAATATcagtaacatttaaattaataaattaataccATCatgtaataatttaataaaaattagtaACCGAGAAAAAGAGCAAATATATATGAGGACAGATTCTTATTTTATTACTATAGCATACTGTTAATTTGACTTTGTCTTCCTTGTAAATTTGATAGATCCTGCGTAAACGTTGCCGATTTGTCTTTGTACGAAATATTCTCTTCTTTTATATTCTCTTTCAATTCCATTTCTTCCTTCTGAAGATCAACGGATATTTTCTCCTGATTAAGTATCGAATTGATTGTTGAAGTACGAGGTGATGTTTTTCTTCCCATCGCATAGTTTGGCAGAGTTAATTTCGGATCCTCCAATAACATCTTAAAATCTAAACATTACAATGAGTACAGAATTTAAAGGGAAGGAGGAAAAGAAAGGAGCAATTATTAACGAAGTAAATTGAAATTTTCAAATGCAAGACTATACCTTGATTATAAGATGTTAAATTTCTATTGCTTATTTCTTTCTTAAGTTCGTGGCAAGCGGCTACAAAGCTTGTATTTGTGCCCGCGTTAGAATCAAATGATAGCATTCTTGGTATAGAATGTTTAGCATCCACTGTTTCACTGATCATTTTACTATCTAGAGATAACTTTGTCGAAAGGTTTATTAATCCCACATCTTTACTGAAATTATCAATACTCATAGCACTTGGAGTAGCAGGCATAGATTTTCTACTTGAAGGCACAATGTAAGTATCTCGAACTGGTTTTTCTTCTTGCACCTGCACagattttttcttcttctttgccATGATAAGTTGATCCACCAGTCTTCGCGGAGTTCCATTGTCAATATCTTCCAGTGCTTGAGCGATACTAGTTAAGCTCATGATACTTTCTATATCTTTTGGTGCATTTGGAACGTTTTGAGCCTTATCTTTAGCAGCATAAGATGCAACAGAGGAGTCTAAAAAAGTAGCTTGTTACATAACACAAATCATCTTTTAATAAACTTAAATAATACCTTCTGTTGCAATAGTTGAATCAACCAGAGGTATAAGTTGGTCTCTCTTTTTCGGACTATTTACGGATAAACCTAAACTCGGTCTCTCCACCGCCTCCTCTGATAATCGACCGAAATTTCcgcactttcttttgaaaaatTCACCCACAGATACTTTGCGCCCAGCACAAGACCTGAAACTCGTACATGTCATATTTTCTAATGCAAAATGTATGTTGAGAAGAAACTTACTCCACTGATAAATCTAGTTCACCAATGATACCAGAAAAACAGGATAAATTTAAATATTCTTTGTCGGTAGAAGTTGTGGTAGGTAGGGCATACGAATAATTTTGATGCCAGGATACTTCATCGGCTAACATCTGACTAGCCATTTCGGAAGCGGAACGGAATTCTTCGTTGCCAAATTGTGCCATCAATTCAGCAGTTGTTGTGTCAAACGTTATTTTATTCAAATTCTTGCTTGACAACGAGGAAAAACGTTTTTCTGAATTTCTACTTAATCCAGATGAACGTGCGCTTATCTCGTTTGGTTCAAAGACAATCTAAACATTGAAAAGCACATAAAAATATCCTGCTCATCGATGTTCTGTTCTTTTAAAAAATCCTACATACACTATTTGTTTTACTAGTAGCTAATTGTAATGTATTTTCATTCTGAGAATTAGTTTCATTGGTGTACATAGTTTGGCCTGAATTCATTAAAAGAGACGAAGTCATATTAGTAGACAAGTTTTGAATGTTTGCATTATTCTCTTTGTTTGTATCTGTAACAGTTACAAAATACATGAATTATTTATTTAAGAAGAACCGCATTTGCAACACGAAGTTCTTACCATATGCAGTGGATGTAGATTTCGTATCGCTGCATTTTTTAAGCAGCTTCCTGGCAAGTTCACGTTCCGTGTCCAATTTGTTCTCACTTTGTTTGTCCACATCTCCCATCCCACTCACTTCAGCTAAAACTATAAGAATTCGTtatgaaatagaaatattaTCATACTGTACCAGAACAAAACAAATTACCGAACTTACAGGAAGATATGTTAAGTATACCAAGAGACGATTCGTCAGACCTTTGCGTCGCATCATTCTTGTGTATCATGGATTGTTTATAAATGGCTTCGTGAACATCTTTATTGAAGCATTGACTTTCCAGCCTGAAAAGAATATTTAACTTTCAATCTTTCTACGTAACATAAAGAACACTTAACCAACCCTTTGAGATGACCTTCAAGATTCAGAATGTAATtagatatttttattaaaacgaCAAACAAAAAGATCATGGattttaaaatgaattatttCTAAGGATTGAGCAGTGATTCCTTTTGTGAGTTCACCATTTCCAAGATTATGATGTACCTCGAACAGGTGGTGCATGAGACCACTGTACTCCAAAGGATCAAACAGTATTAATCAAAGAACGCGAACGAGAAAATTcgtgaaataaaaaatagaagaagaaaTGAACTCACGTGCTTTTTCTTTGTACGGTCGACGCTGCTTGCGGTTCAGGCGTGTTTAACACGGTCTCGTTGATAAAATTCGGCCCCGTCGACTTTGGCGGTGTAAACATTATCAAGAATTAATCTCTGCTCGTCCCTTGACCGACGTTCAGCCGACTAACCGCTCAGGGGAATAGTTTGCACGTGTTGATGATTTTAAGCGATTCACGAATCGCAAAATCGATGAAACAAAGGGGCGACTGTACCATATTATTCTCAACGTATTGTTTTGACAGTTAATCGATTTTAGCGTTTAAATTTGAAACTATTCCGTGATCACCAATCATGGAATATAAAACTCCCACTATGTCTTACGTACCATTTATGTACGACGAACACAATAACGGCACCGCCATCTGGGCGAACTTAAGCGAACGAACATCCTGCGTACCGTCGAGAACAGGTACCGACGGATGCGCACGAGAATGGCGTGAGAAACTTGTGGAAAGCTACTAATTCAATACCACAGTAGTGATGTTTAGAAGGAAAAATAGCCTTATTCTCATCGTGCATCGATGAATGTTAACGATAAGAAGATATTAGGATTGTACACCATATATCAGACGTTTTGGCACATCCTGGTTGAATGACGATTTACTCTTTCAGGAATTGTAACAAAGATTCTAACATATTGACAATAGAATGGATGAGAAAGTAACAATGGAAAGGAAGAAACTGAATTATGAGAATAAACTTATATTGGCACCCATGGTGCGAATTGGCACCCTTCCTATGCGTCTTCTTGCACTCGACTATGGTGCCGATATAGTGTACACAGAGGAACTGATTGATTGGAAATTGTTACGCTCGTTTCGTCGTGAAAACGGTAAGGAAATGTTAGTATTGCAATATTAATAACGAGAGAAGATGTTCAGTTTAAAGAGAGAGAGGATCTGTTTTCATGAATCTCCTTTTAGATGTTTTGGGAACAATCGATTACGTGGATAAAACGGATGGTACAGTGACTTTTCGGACTTGCTCTAAGGAAAGGGATAAAGTTGTCCTACAAATTGGAACCTGCGATGCGACTAGAGCGTTGAAAGTTGCTAAAATGGTAGAGCACGATATCGCTGGGATCGATTTAAATATGGGTTGTCCTAAGTTGTTTTCCCTGGTAGGAAAAATGGGAGCAGCTCTTCTGAAAGAGCCGGAAACAGCTGTGAACATTTTGAAAACCTTAGTGGATAATCTAAGCATTACAGTAACttgtaaaattcgtgtattaccTGATTTGGATAAGACTATAGAACTTTGTAAGCTTTTACAATCGACTGGTATATCAGCAATTGCAATTCATGGTCGTACGGTTGATGAAAGACCTCAGCATGCAAATCGCAATGACGTTTTAAAGGAGATCTCTAAAAAACTTTCAATACCAGTTATAGCAAATGGAGGCTCAAAGGAAATACAGAAGTATTCTGATATTTTCAAGTAAATCTTCGTTTAAATTttagtcatgaaacgtacagaTATACAGTTTCAAACTTCATAGAATTATTTACAGATTTAAGGAAGTAACAGGGTGTAGTAGTGTAATGCTTGCACGCGCTGCTGAATGGAACTGTTCAATATTTAGTAAAGACGGTTTGCTTCCTATGGAAGATGTAATTAAGTCATATTTAAAATACGCCGTGGATTGTGACAATCCACCTTCCAATACCAAGTACTGTATACAAAATATTCTTAGGGAACAACAGGAATCTCCATTAGGAAGAAAATTTCTTAATTCCCAAACTTTAGAACAAATATGGTATAAATTCTGTGATTTTAAATAatgtaattatttattatacaaATCCAGTATACATATTGTTTATTACAGTGATGTATGGAATCTTAACGATTATTGTTGTTTAAAGAGAAAAGAATTTGAAGAGAAAGGTTTATTAGGAAGATCTCAAGTTTCACCTATGAAGGAAGATGAGAAGCAAGACGAGGAACAACCGACCAATAAAAGGAAACTTTCGGAAGAGGAAGATGTCATTTTAATGCACTGTGCGTTTCTAAGGAATAATTACGTGACTGATGTTGAATTGCCAAAAACTATATTACACAAGTGGACTCAAactcaaagaaaaaaaatgccAACCTATAATACTCGTCAAAAAGGAAAACTTTTTCGATCCATCGTTACCATAGATGGAAGAAAGTATGGATCATCCTTCTGGTAATAAGAAAAATTGTACTTTTATTTTACATTCGCACGCTTGAATGTTATATTTATTTTGTACTTTTTATAATGTTTATTCAACTATTCTAGGGAGAAGAATAAGAAATGGGCGGAACAAGGAGCCGCGCTAGTCTGCCTCTTCTCTTTGGGCCTAATGAATGAGAAGAATTTTGTTTCAAATAGAAATGTTCTTTCTTGATATCAAACGAAGGAAGACTAGATTTAATGAAATGCATTAAATAAATACAATTCATTGAACCACTTTATATCTGTTCAACAAAAACTTGatcatatatttttttatttttgttaaaaATAAAAACCACTCTTCTCTTATAAAAAGAAATGCATTATTTTTATGTACTCACCATATTATATACAAAAAATTGTCACACAATTGAAAGTTCAATACACAAACCTTTTTACATATTAACTTACAAACTAATAACTAGCATTACCAAACTATTAAATTAGAGTGTAGATTATTGTACCAATGACCTTGGTAATACCATTGTTTACTTGAAATTGCAACCTATATTTCTTCATGAAAATGAAGacattttattacattttatttggAATAATCAATTTTAGAATGACGCTTACAAGAATTACCAAAAGATTTTAGTTTACCAATCGCACTTTCATTGTTTTATTATACTTCGTAAGGAAAATAAACGAAGAATAACCCCATAGACATCCACAATGTACCTCGTTCTGTCATGTCTCGTATAATTAACAGAATGAATCAATCACACACGACCTCTATCGTCGAAACGTTGAAACAAGTAGTGAACACAATTGTGTTTCTCCATGTGGACATTAATACGTTACAGAGATTATTAATTTCGATGTAAAACTTATATACAACGTCAAAGAAATTATTTACAGTTTAACGTTTAAATCGTTACTTGATCATGGGTCCACCAAAACGTTTCAAAAAAGACAATGGTAGAAACCTATTTTTTATACTTAAACAGGAAATTGCACAATTTTTATTTATGAGAGATTTATTATGAATTTGGATTTTAAGTTATGTAAAATACGTTTCGAAtcggaatgtaaatgaaacgtaaTATTACTTGACATTATAACTAAGTTCATTATTTATGTTTGCAGACAGGGGGAAATGGAAGAAGCGCAAAGAAGATCCTGAAGAATTTAATGATGATGATTCTTTAGACGATAACGAAGCTGAAGGTATACCAGATGCAGCCAAGAACGATGTCGAGAAACAAGATGAAACAGCATTAGAAGATGAGTTTGGCGCAAAGGATTATCGTTCACAAATGATTTTGAAGCCTGATTGTGCCTCCAGGCCGCTTTGGGTGGTAGGATATGATAACAATTAAATGCTGATTACATAATTGCAACCTTCTCTCTTAAATATGAAAATTACTTTatgattaatattttttttaggcACCAAACGGACATATCTTTCTAGAATCTTTTTCACCCGTATACAAGCATGCTCATGATTTTCTGATAGCTATCTCAGAGCCTGTATGTCGCCCAGAACATATTCACGAGGTAAAAACATAAATACAAACAGaaattgttatatatatacGCAAAATGTTTAACAACTTCAATTTCATTTTGCAGTATAAACTGACTGCTTATTCTTTGTATGCTGCTGTCAGCGTCGGCCTTCAAACGCATGATATAATAGAATATTTAAAAAGACTTAGTAAAACTAGTATACCTGATGGAATTATAGAGTTTATAAAATTATGTACATTGTCTTATGGTAAGGTGAAGTTAGTATTAAAGCACAATAAGTATTTTGTTGAATCTCCGTATCCTGAAGTATTACAAAAGCTGCTGAAAGATCCAGTAATTCAAGAATGTAGACTAAAGAAGACTGTGGAAGATGAAAAGGATGAAATAATTACAAATATACAAAATAAAACAAAAGTGCCACAAGTAATGATATTTTCATATGTTCGATACAGTTATTGCAATGAAATACCCATTATACATAATTTGCATCTGTTTCAGTTTGGAGCAAAAGCGGTGACAAATGTTCCAACTGGAACCACCAAAGTAACAGAAACAACTAATGATCAGGTTCCAGCAGAAACTGCCACTGTTCCTGAAGATATAACTACATTCTATGATAAAATGGATAAAGAGGAcgaggacgaagaagaagagcAAGAATTAAAAACTGTTAGTTTCGAAGTAAATCAAGTACGTAAGTTTTATACTGCTTTACAAAAAGTGAATATATACAATAGATATGTCTAAATATTAATGCAAAATTTTGGTCTAGGAAAAAATTGAAGTTATACAGAAAAGgtgtatagaattagaatatccTTTACTAGCAGAATATGATTTCCGT encodes:
- the Spd-2 gene encoding spindle defective 2, encoding MFTPPKSTGPNFINETVLNTPEPQAASTVQRKSTLESQCFNKDVHEAIYKQSMIHKNDATQRSDESSLGILNISSFLAEVSGMGDVDKQSENKLDTERELARKLLKKCSDTKSTSTAYDTNKENNANIQNLSTNMTSSLLMNSGQTMYTNETNSQNENTLQLATSKTNSIVFEPNEISARSSGLSRNSEKRFSSLSSKNLNKITFDTTTAELMAQFGNEEFRSASEMASQMLADEVSWHQNYSYALPTTTSTDKEYLNLSCFSGIIGELDLSVESCAGRKVSVGEFFKRKCGNFGRLSEEAVERPSLGLSVNSPKKRDQLIPLVDSTIATEDSSVASYAAKDKAQNVPNAPKDIESIMSLTSIAQALEDIDNGTPRRLVDQLIMAKKKKKSVQVQEEKPVRDTYIVPSSRKSMPATPSAMSIDNFSKDVGLINLSTKLSLDSKMISETVDAKHSIPRMLSFDSNAGTNTSFVAACHELKKEISNRNLTSYNQDFKMLLEDPKLTLPNYAMGRKTSPRTSTINSILNQEKISVDLQKEEMELKENIKEENISYKDKSATFTQDLSNLQGRQSQINSVIIGESTEKLCNCIVGISREADIELLNKSDKWVICSLSINQIQGDKNNVQLILPSDVILIKPNAEQHVKIAVTVVKMCKPIIAVLDITMSDMVTRSEWTMKHIIRFKPEEIDIVILNPSQKKELDFQCVVENSMAVLPVTIKNKNSIDVPIQLFISQDGSTLFSFENSEGFQHTTLHSQEVFTTNIQCKGILQKTTETEQRLLHRYNGTLIIQAKSTSDDSIIIQEIPLAVQVGTCKIQVIDTDLPLIVPNKQSKPLMVINLGTMPTLILASFSQDIESPKNSKYFSVEPKNLVVQPNDTGCFVVTYKQQNADISQTYAKIKLTTASSVHHYSVIGESIVCSEAENENLSRCETPQNSRSVSSPSSPHSVTSTKSGRNSPLSLVSSSTVAGDKIPIRTTHAALVWNSVRTGKSEIKEFTIRNISNNKIKIQAVISDSEKNFRFLRDRQAVGTSILLVLQGMESRTLSVIFSPHHIGAAAGKIIFKHYEPKRGDSESRPSKVLFLYGYGGYSKVEISEAFKDTSGKMWLSLGTLNSGGSLNAKIKLQNTGDLCSYVKIKLTPKAVYPTMVSSWQVNPTELLLNPKEAQWVTLEFHPRKEDLALLQRSDVSHVGTLLIIHGDEPSRWRIRRLYHKIKETGELSGNENEAFRSIVYPICRAFAGEQLISDISIIRDSVQNLRDLCQGIRQHEVMLTMEMCADETLSVLQDNADESQMFYSLCSDNSHIYEGHGESFLPSEMGDNTVQNEINTDYFIVSPPVVLLNPPTRTEAVVTIKSSCTVAQPFETSLSCTEYLSVVPAEGMIPTRRDFQLKIQCIRKIERNLNAILEIYTENNKIEVQIRVNVKRS
- the Dus2 gene encoding dihydrouridine synthase 2 codes for the protein MDEKVTMERKKLNYENKLILAPMVRIGTLPMRLLALDYGADIVYTEELIDWKLLRSFRRENDVLGTIDYVDKTDGTVTFRTCSKERDKVVLQIGTCDATRALKVAKMVEHDIAGIDLNMGCPKLFSLVGKMGAALLKEPETAVNILKTLVDNLSITVTCKIRVLPDLDKTIELCKLLQSTGISAIAIHGRTVDERPQHANRNDVLKEISKKLSIPVIANGGSKEIQKYSDIFKFKEVTGCSSVMLARAAEWNCSIFSKDGLLPMEDVIKSYLKYAVDCDNPPSNTKYCIQNILREQQESPLGRKFLNSQTLEQICDVWNLNDYCCLKRKEFEEKGLLGRSQVSPMKEDEKQDEEQPTNKRKLSEEEDVILMHCAFLRNNYVTDVELPKTILHKWTQTQRKKMPTYNTRQKGKLFRSIVTIDGRKYGSSFWEKNKKWAEQGAALVCLFSLGLMNEKNFVSNRNVLS